In the genome of Arabidopsis thaliana chromosome 4, partial sequence, the window CACCAATGCAACTCTATCACCATACTTTTCTGCAGATGATCTCCAAATATCAGGAACAGCCTTCCATTCACTAGAGCGCAAAGCAGCATCTCCCGAAAACGAGGAGCTTTCAAGAAATGGAGAAGACGGCTTCACTTCTTTTTCCTGAAGCATACATACCGAAACTGAATGTTACCGGATTAGATATAAACCTTAGTGGGTATAAAAACTACAATGACAAAAGaataacaaacatatattaacagAATTTGAGGATCAGATTTGATGAGCAAGAGCAAGAGCCTTGTTTCATCCATTTGTATAGAACAATTGGGACccaaagaatcaacaaaaagatACAAACTTAACAAAGAAATTGCAAAAAGATACAATTTTGATAACTATGGCTAAAACTTGTAAAGTTCAAAAGCCAGTCATCAACAGATAATGATCACTTCTTCCTCAAATTGACTAGTTTCGAAAGTAAAGCGAAGAACTTTATAATCCAATTCCAAAAACCCAAAAGCGAGATTACAATTGTTAAAGATAACAAAACAGAGGCTAGAATTTGATCTCGCCTTTGACTCGCAGTGAACCCGAAATCGCCGGAATGATGGAATTCGAACACTTTCGTGACCCGAAATCAATCTGAACCCAAAATCAGGAAACTGACGAGAAGGAGAACCGTAAGAGAGTAGTGTAGAAGGTCCCAAAGAAGAAGTCGAAGCCATCGTTGAGGAAGAGGCGATGAAGAAGGAATAATCAGGTTTCAGACGAATTTGCATTTGCAGAtaagatgaagatgaggactGTCTTTATAGAAGAAATGGAAcagagagagaatgagatcTCGAAGCAAACGTAGTAACCATGTCGTTgtcttgattttgatcttcACTGGTTCCAGAAGAAGCTCACCGGaggagatttttttatatatacattcaattaaaaaatttatgtgttttaatttattattattatttttttgtctttttgctCATAATCTCGTACGAAAACTTTAGTGTTACTCAATGGAATCACATGAGAATATACGACATTTGGTGCTGATGATCCAATTATGGTCTTTACATTAATTCTTAGCTAATTTGGGTTTGTGTTTATGtcagaaaatctaaaaattcttaaaattattaaagttcttgatttttttgcaGCTTTAGGGCAAAGTAAATCTCCCACCCATTTACGTTTTTGTAGCTGTTACAGTTTGTGAtagataattttgttgttgattagaGAATGTAATAATAATCAGCTTTGTAAGggaaaaaaattactatttattaattatttgaattttttttctcaacataGCGAAACTTGAAGCAGAAAAggtataataaaaaaaagataaggaACAATATTGAGTTATACGAATAATCCAGCTTTAATCATgtgtcttcttcctcaagtCCTCCTCACAGAGTAACGCTCGGAAACTTGCAACGATCATTTCCTGTAAAAAATCTTTGTTAGTGACTATACGAAAAGGTTATTTTGGTCTAAATTTGGAAACTACAAAGAATGGCTCACCAGGGTTGGTTGTTGTCTCATGAGCCAATCCATTGAAGAAACATTGAATGCTTTGGTTACGAAACTGAGCCCAGTACGAATTAAGCGCGTAGCTTGCATGCCAATAAATGGAGACTGGTTCGTAACATTCTCTCCCAGGAGCTAAAGCTGCACAAGTGGTGTTGCTTTGGGCACAAGCCATCCTCAATGTTTCTTCAAGCTCAGTCTCGTTGGCTCCTTCGACTGGTACGCACCACACTTGACCTTTGTAAGGAACGTTGTTCGTCGGTTTAGGTAACGGGTTGAAACCGGTTAAGGGTGTTTGACCGGTGAAATCTACGTCGTAGATTGGTGAACCGTCGGGATGCAAGATTCCCCAATGTCTCTGTGTCCCCGAACCGGATTTCTGGTTTTCGTTGAATaaggagaaaacaaatgtCGGTATTGGTAAACCGGGTCTTGATGGTGTACCGATTGGAGGACTTGCGCTCATCTTCTTGATCAGATTACGGTTATAGGTAGCTGCGTTGAGAATGTTGGCTCCGGTTTCGTCGATGTCACCGAAATTAGGCCATCCGGTTTCAGAGATCGCGAGGCGCATATGTGGATAACCGAGTTTGGTCATGGCGAAGAGAACCGAATCCAACATTTGGTCTAGAAGATTACGGTAAACCAAACCGGTTTGAGGATCGGTATAGGTTGAGTGTCCTTGGAACAGAGCAAAATCCAAACTGGTGTTCATGGGGTTTCTTGACCAACGGAAGTAAGGATGAACATTAAGGAAGAAGTAAGAGTTTGTTCCGTTGAGAAACTTCAGCAACGGTAACATCACCGGTCCGGTGATTTCTTCCCGGAATGTTCCGTTCGATGGAGGAAACGACGACCGGAGAGAATCCATAGCTAGAGGTGTCCCAACTTTGATGTTGTGAATCCCATGTAATCTGAGTGAGTTAACGATTTTGCGCATCGCCGGTACAAGATTCACAGAGACATTCCCAGAATTGTAGCTGAGGATTTCGTTTCCGACAAGGACAAAACGGATTTGTGTTTGTGGATAGTAAGGGAGGATGTTAGTTCTGACCCATTCGTCAGCTATGGTTTGGTTAGAGCTGAGGGCGGTGATTTGGTGGTTAGGGACGGTTATGGTGACGTAGAGATTGGTTTGAGAGAGGAGTGTGAGACTCTCTGGATCGGCGTCATAGAGCTTGACATGACCAGCTTTGATAGATTTGATGAAGTTGATGGATTGATATGGAGATGGGAGgttgtttcctcttcttccataGTTGATACCAATCTTGCTAGCCAAATCTAGCATTGTTTTCCTCTGCATGTACCTGTGCCCTTGGAACCGAGTTGCGGAACAACATGAACCtgtaaaaccaagaaaaccaTGTTCAATATGGGAGATTACGtaaagaaaatgtaaacatGATGCATTATTAAGATGACTTACTTGAAAAGACAAGGatggtgaagaggaagaaagcaagaagagacatgtctttgtgtttgtgtctGGTTTGGTTTGCAATGTGTTGGTGATGATCAGAATGTGATTTTAAGATGGAATGGTGTGGCATTGGAGATGAGGTTTATAAGTAAGAGTATGGTGTAGTGTAGGTTTATTGAGTCATgcaagaaaagctttgttttggcttttgattttctttttgaaactCTCATAGTTCTTTTGTGCtatgattttaaaaggattgTTGGTTGGATGGTTCAAATTGAACCAAGAAACACTTTCCccaatattgttaattttgcaAATACATTTCTGATTGTAGATTGAGAGATTATACATCAATAATGAGTTTAGTAGACTAATGGACTAAAATGTATGTTTCGATGATAACAATTTATGTAGAATTTAAAAGAACTGTATactatatagtattttaatttatcttcCGTGCACGAACCAAAACTTCAGTACCACACTGATACACATGGCTTTTAGACGACCACTCATAGTAATCGTTATCTTCATTTATATAACCGCCGGCGTGAAAATCGCCGCCGCGGATGAGCCGGTGCCGACGCCATGGCCACACCAGTTCCACGCGCTAATGTTCATGAATTACTCCGGCGATCTCTCGATGATCGACCTTTGGTACGACTGGACCAACGGTCGTAATTTCAATATCATCCAGGAGCAGCTCGGTGGTATTACCTACGACCTTGAATGGAACAATGGTACTTCCTTCTTTTACACGCTCGACGAGTCAAAATCGTGCCGCTCCGGTCAGCTCGAGGTTGGTATTTTCTGTTCATGACTCTGTTACAGATCTCAGAATACGGTTAGGCTGTAGAATAGGGAACCAAATTCGAATTTGGGATTTGGTTAACTTTGTTAATTGCTTTGTGTGAATTCACTGGGAATGAGAGTTAGAAAACCAGAGATTGCTCCAATTTGAAGCAACAATGACCTTAGTTATAGTGTCTGGTTTATAGGATAGTCATTGTGTAAGGTTtgagtttttcattttgagtAGGAAATTGAAATATCTTAGGAGAGTAGGAGAGTTCTCGGTTTTGTTAAAGTCAGGTGATTTCACAAATCTTCATTTGATGAAAATGGAGCTCTCTGCAGATTTAGTCTGAAGTTCTCTCTTGTTTCTTACTACTTCACTCTCACTTggtctttctttttaaaaaattccaGTAATTTGTAGTATTTCCTTGTTAACTGTAGCAGGCAGGGTGTACATTTTGATTGTTACCAATACTCTTTGTGCTTTGCATCTTATGGGAAGACTGAAGCTACCTAATCACTCTGGTGACTTTGATATGCTCGTTAAGTAACAATACTTTACAAAATCCTTAACCAGGATCAGGAGATTAGGATTCGGTAGTAGTAGGGTACATGACCTGGTCTGGTCTCTTGGAATACCTTTGCAGAGTAGAAACTTGTAGGATCAACAGATGATTATTCAAGAGGGTTCAGTGAGTGACTTCACATGTTTACTAAGGCTtggtttttcgtttttatagTAGCAAGTTCACTTAGATTGGTCCTGTATGAACCTGGAATGCTTTTGTAAATAGTAACTTGCTGAATATTCTTGGAATTTTATGTCACATAAGGTTGGAATACTGCGACCAAACTGGCTAGATGGAGCCAAGTACCTTGGTCAACAGAACGTGAGTGGGTTTCTCTGCAATGTATGGGAGAAGGTAGACTTTATATGGTACTATGAAGATGTTGAAACCAAGAGACCCGTGCAATGGATATTCTATACAGGTGATTGATACCATCAACATGCCCATTGTCTTCGATCTGTCTAATGGTTTTTTCTAGCAAAATTCATCTGACATATAACTGTTGCAGGGAGGGAGGCTCATATAATGACATACGAGGTAGGTGCGGTCCTAGAGGATGAGAAATGGCAAGCACCGGTTTATTGTttcaacaaagagaagaagagtttgtcTACAAAGGGAGCTTTGAGTGAATTTAAAGGATACAAAGAAAAGGCTGCTTTGTAATGTTAATTAACGAGaccttcttttcttctagaTGACCAATCAGGAGGAGTACAAGAGTGAATAAACGAGACcttcttctctgtttgttCTCTTTATTTGAACAAGGTAAGATGCACATTCTTTAActtcaaaaacttaaaacccaCTACTCATCCTCGTCCACAAAACCTTTAAGATTCAAATCCGACGGTCCACCTTCCGCTGCCGCATCAACAGCCATCGCCTTCCACTTCTCTGCATTCTCTCTCATCTCCTCCGCCTCTTCTCCACCACTCATCACCTTCTCCAAACACCTTCTAATCTCCTCCCCATCCACATCTCCTTCCTCCCCAACCTTCACCTTCACTCCAATCCTCCACGTATCCTCCACAAGCTTCGCCGTTGTACACTGATCAGCAAACTGCGGAAACGCAACCACCGGAACACCACTCTCTAAACTCTCCAACGTCGAATTCCAACCACAATGAGTCACAAAACATCCCACAGCACAATGCGCCAAAACAGCTGTCTGAGAACACCATCCCACCACCAATCCTCGATCACTTCCTCTGATCAATTCAAGAAaccgattcttcttcttctcttctggaTTTTTCTCCCTCACGATCCATAAAAACGGTCTGTTTGTAGCTAACACGCCGTGAGTAAGCGCTTCCATGTGTTTCTCTGGTAAATCATCGGCGTGTGTGCCTAAGGAAATGTAAATCACTGATCTCTCGAGCTTCGAGTCTAACCATTTCGTGTAATCCTCGTCGGAAGATTTGAAAAGATCGGTTTTACCCTCGGAGGAAGAAACCAACGGTCCGATTGGGATCATCTTGAGTTTCTCAACAGAGGTTAAAGCATCGTGTTCCAAAGCAGAGAATGTGTTAACAAGAATCTTAGGGTTTGATTCCGTTTCGAGAGCTTCGATATGTTCTCTTAGAGTCACAAGAGCTGACGGTAATGCCTTCGAAGGTTGAAGAAACGACGGGAGGTCACCGGTGGTGATCAGTGGCAGTTTCGGTAATTTAATCGGTTCAACGTCGAAGAGATGTTTGTAAGAGGTGTtgaagtagtagtagtagatGTCTAGTACAGTAGCTGGTTCAATCCAGAGAAGTGTAGTTGGGAGGTGAAACTCACGCGCTACCGTAGAAACCCACGGGACGAGAACAGAGTAGATTACCCCGGTGATAGGCTCTGTTTCGGTGGTGGCGTCAAGATTGGCTTTGATGATGTCTCTCAGGGCGTTTGAACCACATCGTTTGAGTTCGGACATGTAGATTTTCTGGTCTTCGAATGACTTGAGACCGTCGTCGAATCCATCGGTGAACCAAGCGAAGGATAGACCTTTTGTGGAAGGTGGCTCGCCCATACGTCGGTGAGCAGAGACTGCGGTGGAGTATGTGACGGTTGCACCGTGGTGGATGAGGCGGTTGGCTAGTTGAAGCGCCGGGTTGATGTGACCTTGCGCTGGGAATGTTACAAGCAAGTAATGTGGACGACGATGGGAACCATTGACGGAAGTGGCCATTTTAGaatgttttgaagatgttATAAGTtttagtaaaagaaagaacatactcaagcttttatatataagagcTAAACCATTTTAAGTATCAATGGTAtaaaagatggattaggaatAATTGACAATCTTTGCACTGTCTGTCTCTTACAAGACCGGTGGATGAGAAAAGTCTTATGTGACGACCGACGAGTAACAGCCACGAGTAGAAAGATGATTAGGAATATTTCAGTCTGTTTTTGATCAGTTCTCAACCTCCACAAGACCGCAACCAACCACCATGGTAAGGAAATGAttgttgtcttttcttttaaaaaatattagttattttagttttttttttttatgattgcTAATTTAATACAGACACAAAACTGAGAATTTGATCTCTTTTAACAGTTTGTTACTTCACAGTGACcatttgagaagttgcatCCACTGTCCATCCATTCTCATACTgttaatcaaaaaataaaacaattatcgatgaatcaaattttgtcatgtttttgtaataaagTGCTAGTATGTATAGTGGAGTTCTTAAAGAATCTTACAAAAAGTTATTGGTGGGCTATGCTTTTTAGGATATGACACTAAAGTAAAGAAGGCTAGCCTAAGAACTCACActttcttctttactcttcttCCCTACAATTACGATcgccaaaaaccctaaatttctaaaaactgCTTTTATCTCCAAGTAAGTTTCAATATTGATCTTCTgctctttttatttgttcaagCTAGCATGTTGTTTGATCTTTAGCTTTTCGGTTGGTTTTCAGGAAGTTGAAAAAGATGGATCTTAGTGGTTGTAGAGATATAATCAGTAGTTTACCAGAAGCCATTAGTTGCCATATCCTATCCTTCCTTCCCACTAAAGAAGCTGCTTCCACTTCGGTTCTTTCGAAAAAATGGCGGtatctctttgcttttgtCCCTAATCTTGATTTAGATGAATCTGTTTATCTGAATCCTGAGAATGAGACGGaagtttcttcaagttttATGGATTTTGTGGATAGAGTGTTGGCATTGCAAGGCAATTCTCCATTACATAAGTTCTCTCTAAAGATCGGAGATGGCGTTGAACCAGACCGTATCATTCCTTGGATAAATAATGTGTTGGAACGCGGTGTATCCGATCTTGATCTACACGTGTATATGGAAACGGAATTTGTGTTTCCTTCAGAGATGTTCTTGAGCAAGACACTGGTTAGGCTGAAGCTAATGCTATATCCTCTCTTGGAATTTGAAGATGTTTATCTCCCGAAGCTTAAGACGCTTTATATTGACTCATGCTATTTTGAAAAGTATGGTATTGGGCTTACCAAGCTTCTTTCTGGTTGTCCCATACTTGAGGATTTAGTTCTTGATGATATACCTTGGTGCACTTGGGATTTTGCCTCGGTGTCTGTCCCAACTCTCAAGAGACTAACGTTTAGCACGCAAGTGCGAGATGAGTTTCCAAAGAGTGTGTCTATTGATACTCCGAATCTTGTCTACTTGAAGTTTACTGACACTGTTGCAGGCAAGTATCCGAAA includes:
- the MEE48 gene encoding O-Glycosyl hydrolases family 17 protein (maternal effect embryo arrest 48 (MEE48); FUNCTIONS IN: cation binding, hydrolase activity, hydrolyzing O-glycosyl compounds, catalytic activity; INVOLVED IN: pollen exine formation, embryo development ending in seed dormancy; LOCATED IN: endomembrane system; EXPRESSED IN: leaf whorl, sepal, flower, seed; EXPRESSED DURING: petal differentiation and expansion stage, E expanded cotyledon stage; CONTAINS InterPro DOMAIN/s: X8 (InterPro:IPR012946), Glycoside hydrolase, catalytic core (InterPro:IPR017853), Glycoside hydrolase, family 17 (InterPro:IPR000490), Glycoside hydrolase, subgroup, catalytic core (InterPro:IPR013781); BEST Arabidopsis thaliana protein match is: O-Glycosyl hydrolases family 17 protein (TAIR:AT3G23770.1); Has 2783 Blast hits to 2708 proteins in 127 species: Archae - 0; Bacteria - 0; Metazoa - 3; Fungi - 0; Plants - 2773; Viruses - 0; Other Eukaryotes - 7 (source: NCBI BLink).), with product MSLLAFFLFTILVFSSSCCSATRFQGHRYMQRKTMLDLASKIGINYGRRGNNLPSPYQSINFIKSIKAGHVKLYDADPESLTLLSQTNLYVTITVPNHQITALSSNQTIADEWVRTNILPYYPQTQIRFVLVGNEILSYNSGNVSVNLVPAMRKIVNSLRLHGIHNIKVGTPLAMDSLRSSFPPSNGTFREEITGPVMLPLLKFLNGTNSYFFLNVHPYFRWSRNPMNTSLDFALFQGHSTYTDPQTGLVYRNLLDQMLDSVLFAMTKLGYPHMRLAISETGWPNFGDIDETGANILNAATYNRNLIKKMSASPPIGTPSRPGLPIPTFVFSLFNENQKSGSGTQRHWGILHPDGSPIYDVDFTGQTPLTGFNPLPKPTNNVPYKGQVWCVPVEGANETELEETLRMACAQSNTTCAALAPGRECYEPVSIYWHASYALNSYWAQFRNQSIQCFFNGLAHETTTNPGNDRCKFPSVTL
- a CDS encoding transferases, transferring glycosyl groups (transferases, transferring glycosyl groups; FUNCTIONS IN: transferase activity, transferring glycosyl groups; INVOLVED IN: biological_process unknown; LOCATED IN: vacuole; EXPRESSED IN: 21 plant structures; EXPRESSED DURING: 14 growth stages; BEST Arabidopsis thaliana protein match is: unknown protein (TAIR:AT3G23760.1); Has 30201 Blast hits to 17322 proteins in 780 species: Archae - 12; Bacteria - 1396; Metazoa - 17338; Fungi - 3422; Plants - 5037; Viruses - 0; Other Eukaryotes - 2996 (source: NCBI BLink).), producing the protein MAFRRPLIVIVIFIYITAGVKIAAADEPVPTPWPHQFHALMFMNYSGDLSMIDLWYDWTNGRNFNIIQEQLGGITYDLEWNNGTSFFYTLDESKSCRSGQLEVGILRPNWLDGAKYLGQQNVSGFLCNVWEKVDFIWYYEDVETKRPVQWIFYTGREAHIMTYEVGAVLEDEKWQAPVYCFNKEKKSLSTKGALSEFKGYKEKAAL
- a CDS encoding UDP-Glycosyltransferase superfamily protein (UDP-Glycosyltransferase superfamily protein; FUNCTIONS IN: UDP-glycosyltransferase activity, UDP-glucosyltransferase activity, anthocyanin 5-O-glucosyltransferase activity; INVOLVED IN: metabolic process; LOCATED IN: mitochondrion; EXPRESSED IN: 14 plant structures; EXPRESSED DURING: 7 growth stages; CONTAINS InterPro DOMAIN/s: UDP-glucuronosyl/UDP-glucosyltransferase (InterPro:IPR002213); BEST Arabidopsis thaliana protein match is: indole-3-acetate beta-D-glucosyltransferase (TAIR:AT4G15550.1); Has 7764 Blast hits to 7700 proteins in 467 species: Archae - 0; Bacteria - 501; Metazoa - 2108; Fungi - 44; Plants - 4999; Viruses - 48; Other Eukaryotes - 64 (source: NCBI BLink).) gives rise to the protein MATSVNGSHRRPHYLLVTFPAQGHINPALQLANRLIHHGATVTYSTAVSAHRRMGEPPSTKGLSFAWFTDGFDDGLKSFEDQKIYMSELKRCGSNALRDIIKANLDATTETEPITGVIYSVLVPWVSTVAREFHLPTTLLWIEPATVLDIYYYYFNTSYKHLFDVEPIKLPKLPLITTGDLPSFLQPSKALPSALVTLREHIEALETESNPKILVNTFSALEHDALTSVEKLKMIPIGPLVSSSEGKTDLFKSSDEDYTKWLDSKLERSVIYISLGTHADDLPEKHMEALTHGVLATNRPFLWIVREKNPEEKKKNRFLELIRGSDRGLVVGWCSQTAVLAHCAVGCFVTHCGWNSTLESLESGVPVVAFPQFADQCTTAKLVEDTWRIGVKVKVGEEGDVDGEEIRRCLEKVMSGGEEAEEMRENAEKWKAMAVDAAAEGGPSDLNLKGFVDEDE
- a CDS encoding F-box/RNI-like superfamily protein (F-box/RNI-like superfamily protein; CONTAINS InterPro DOMAIN/s: F-box domain, cyclin-like (InterPro:IPR001810), F-box domain, Skp2-like (InterPro:IPR022364), FBD-like (InterPro:IPR006566), Leucine-rich repeat 2 (InterPro:IPR013101); BEST Arabidopsis thaliana protein match is: F-box/RNI-like superfamily protein (TAIR:AT4G14103.2); Has 30201 Blast hits to 17322 proteins in 780 species: Archae - 12; Bacteria - 1396; Metazoa - 17338; Fungi - 3422; Plants - 5037; Viruses - 0; Other Eukaryotes - 2996 (source: NCBI BLink).), producing MDLSGCRDIISSLPEAISCHILSFLPTKEAASTSVLSKKWRYLFAFVPNLDLDESVYLNPENETEVSSSFMDFVDRVLALQGNSPLHKFSLKIGDGVEPDRIIPWINNVLERGVSDLDLHVYMETEFVFPSEMFLSKTLVRLKLMLYPLLEFEDVYLPKLKTLYIDSCYFEKYGIGLTKLLSGCPILEDLVLDDIPWCTWDFASVSVPTLKRLTFSTQVRDEFPKSVSIDTPNLVYLKFTDTVAGKYPKVNFDSLVEAHIDLRLLQGHQGYGENDMVGNATDFIMRICNVKTLYLSSNTLQVLTYSCDAIPIFNNLTHLTIESNPEVGWQSLPGLLKNSPNLETLIFQGLIHKATDKCGDVCLCKPREEIRSCLASSPVKVIKILKFGEISDDMEKQREQIKYFLETMPNLEKMILYYNTTSVEDVTEVSSRLQRLVSKLASSTCIVQLISDNLSLSSTVSTNGLLCF